The Argopecten irradians isolate NY chromosome 4, Ai_NY, whole genome shotgun sequence genome has a window encoding:
- the LOC138322260 gene encoding uncharacterized protein, producing MECEVSCIICHQQITDHTEAVRIKKKGSDGINEASILRGDNITSKAGDSVHINCRKTYTNPILIKSSHADPSKTSSENKEKTPSLRSHGVFSFSDHCLFCTRQAKVNGKKRDIDVYPVRTSDFQSEVLLKCEQRDDEWAAEVRGRLESVNDLVAADALYHNPCSVSFRTNRSIPQAFTPDKKQKSKAGRPKKEKGKAGRPSITSKHFLEVVDYLQENEDDQLTVSDLVAKMVEICGENAYSPVYMKKMLIDHFKEDIIVSDMTGKSDVITLRRTANSILRDFYQTPRNNSDLEKQAVIEAAAKLIKNEIKSLSISKGFYPDSSDISSREKNLEYVTESLQRFLKILFSGKDSDLKNFIHWSGHNASCSSARTPPTSTDRPWCSA from the coding sequence ATGGAATGTGAAGTCAGCTGCATCATATGTCATCAACAGATCACTGACCATACTGAGGCTGTAAGGATAAAGAAAAAAGGCAGCGATGGCATTAACGAGGCCAGTATTCTGCGTGGGGATAATATAACTTCTAAAGCAGGTGACTCTGTTCATATTAATTGCAGAAAAACATATACCAACCCTATATTGATTAAGAGTAGCCATGCTGATCCATCGAAGACAAGTAGTGAGAATAAGGAAAAAACACCATCGTTGCGTTCCCATGGGGTATTCAGCTTTTCTgatcattgtttattttgtacAAGACAAGCCAAAGTCAACGGTAAGAAGAGAGATATAGATGTGTATCCTGTACGTACCTCAGATTTTCAGTCTGAAGTTTTGTTGAAGTGCGAACAGAGAGATGATGAATGGGCTGCAGAAGTTCGTGGGCGCCTGGAATCCGTCAATGATTTGGTAGCAGCTGATGCACTATACCATAACCCATGCAGTGTCAGTTTCCGAACAAATCGATCCATCCCTCAAGCATTCACACCAGATAAGAAACAGAAGTCCAAAGCCGGGCGACCAAAGAAGGAAAAGGGCAAAGCTGGACGACCAAGCATCACATCCAAACATTTTCTAGAGGTTGTGGACTATTTACAGGAAAATGAAGACGATCAACTGACCGTTTCTGATCTTGTAGCTAAAATGGTTGAAATATGTGGAGAAAATGCGTACAGTCCAGTATATATGAAAAAGATGCTTATTGATCATTTCAAGGAAGATATAATTGTTTCAGATATGACTGGAAAATCCGATGTCATTACACTCAGAAGAACAGCAAACTCTATCTTAAGAGATTTCTATCAGACTCCCAGAAACAACTCTGATCTAGAAAAGCAAGCCGTGATAGAAGCAGCTGCTAAATTGATCAAGAATGAAATAAAGTCGTTATCTATTTCAAAAGGATTTTATCCAGACTCATCTGATATATCATCGCGAGAGAAAAACTTGGAATATGTCACTGAGAGTCTGCAAAGATTCCTCAAGATTCTCTTCAGCGGGAAAGATTCGGACTTGAAAAATTTCATCCATTGGTCAGGCCATAATGCAAGCTGTTCGTCCGCGCGGACTCCTCCCACCTCTACAGATCGGCCTTGGTGTTCAGCTTAA